A single Anopheles arabiensis isolate DONGOLA chromosome 2, AaraD3, whole genome shotgun sequence DNA region contains:
- the LOC120896436 gene encoding uncharacterized protein LOC120896436 isoform X2: protein MKCNFRYLARVLLAGGWLLQLLLCLVALPAQGYSSDPHLFENRDGYIIGNYLQATDQDIRDFFWTGSGDGPSSVLSPFERFPISEDAIIKTATVVATVYIDRNDGQGGYDDLCIFDCPPGGDRGDGIDHLPSDGDEVDVYGHTVDNVTPTDRRFWLMTVIGGLYGRPDYPALESKLAKLYRVAFARQQALHLGINGSTNNNQQQHYQNNNTLEQQSMAGEDGELLLLGHRTKRAVLPERDGIHRGLAAAQQQKAAAAAAGPKPEPPSAGRMLLNGNVIAYERGAGRHRRRNRQRKTVHKRDTVRMVRLEEQPRGSEVLPVPPVVEIIGGNDPTSPMDQAEKEPGSGSAAGDSNGGEESEEQLRTLAGGAAADGGGEGPPPDRTMVRRNHDKDAYSTGRRKVRILIHNTTHLREEDRLSMDDAGRANNNRSKSQRRVVGAPDTTNNTLNQTEIIYSVFVGGLPVLATTAAEDMKLMSQDEMEHVLETMVYLKADPYLKEPQATPLIPSTQNGSGNVIALIGQNPSLVVVSCVAALLLLVLCVGLFLLARGKRKHIGELKKLESTQALVMPGTISEELNALKTGESGSSRHPSPYTRDPSANVSLIGQKPSPTIHFPLPPMTRPTSSSSSYSSDSSVYYPKRKQKHHHHHHHHHHHQQQQQLQQLQVQRHELLDEKSVNLSNKLQKQFHLQSLLPVHGGPENVYASVQKPKKESNKRRRKYLGENRVGSFEGGGTVPVPPRSPLTTTTASSASPSDRSAYDDREPKLVPGGPPYGHTETFNTDVILKHYLRRKPLVGYGGDGPGLPVEALNRDKIRVLEQCGGGGGVSVDSGSIGSYLSMASVKSFPRCFVPEPLSRVLEPVTMTHLDQSDVYAEGMKSTGPDTAATSQYNTDTEVHLTRTQSDGADPGVVGPIVWQMHKKEMDEIASPMRDPVVTRNRFEGLLEGAIQLYTDEPEREEEQKNSIPLPGVIRPVENRGKSAVVVRETSRSSSATIRPVTAAPVRRNQQGLAVEHPVSPTPGTTRGGAWSSGTHSPLVRPTSAGPFHTPSGPSVGGALEVTRITAPQSVLQSTELSTAPLLQNIMQELKRFRNEQ from the exons ATGGCTACATCATCGGGAACTATCTGCAGGCCACCGACCAGGACATTCGAGACTTCTTCTGGACTGGGTCCGGTGATGGGCCGAGCTCGGTCCTGAGCCCGTTCGAGCGGTTCCCAATCAGTGAGGACGCAATCATCAAGACGGCCACGGTTGTGGCCACCGTCTACATCGATCGCAACGATGGCCAGGGCGGGTACGACGATCTGTGCATCTTTGACTGTCCGCCGGGAGGCGATCGGGGCGACGGCATTGACCACCTGCCGAGCGACGGGGACGAGGTGGACGTCTACGGTCATACCGTGGACAACGTAACGCCCACGGACCGACGCTTCTGGCTGATGACCGTCATCGGGGGCCTGTACGGTCGGCCCGACTATCCGGCACTCGAGAGCAAACTGGCCAAGCTGTATCGGGTTGCATTCGCCAG GCAACAGGCATTACATCTCGGTATTAACGgaagcaccaacaacaaccagcagcagcattatcAGAACAACAATACACTCGAGCAGCAATCGATGGCCGGGGAAGAcggtgagctgctgctgctgggccacCGTACCAAGCGTGCAGTATTGCCCGAGCGGGACGGAATCCACCGAGGCTTAGCAGCagcgcaacaacaaaaggctgctgctgctgctgctgggccaaAACCGGAGCCACCTTCCGCCGGGCGGATGCTGCTGAATGGAAACGTCATTGCGTACGAACGTGGTGCAGGGCGGCACAGGCGACGGAAccggcagcgcaaaaccgtGCACAAAAGAGATACGGTCCGGATGGTGCGGCTGGAGGAACAGCCCCGAGGGAGCGAGGTGCTGCCCGTACCGCCCGTAGTGGAAATCATCGGTGGAAACGATCCGACCAGCCCGATGGACCAGGCGGAAAAGGAGCCAGGCAGTGGCAGCGCAGCCGGTGACAGCAACGGCGGTGAAGAGTCCGAAGAACAGTTACG TACGCTggccggtggtgctgctgccgatggTGGTGGAGAAGGACCACCGCCCGACCGGACGATGGTTAGGCGCAATCACGACAAGGATGCATACTCGACGGGCCGGCGCAAGGTGCGGATCCTGATACACAATACCACCCACTTGCGGGAGGAGGATCGATTGTCGATGGATGACGCCGGGCGGGCAAACAACAACCGCTCCAAGAGCCAACGCCGGGTGGTGGGCGCACCGGATACGACGAA TAACACACTGAACCAAACGGAAATCATCTACTCCGTGTTTGTGGGCGGCCTGCCCGTACTCGCGACGACGGCCGCCGAAGACATGAAGCTAATGTCGCAGGACGAAATGGAGCACGTGCTGGAGACGatggtgtacctcaaggcagACC CGTATCTGAAGGAACCGCAGGCGACACCGTTGATACCGTCGACGCAGAACGGCAGTGGTAACGTGATAGCGTTGATCGGCCAAAACCCGAGCCTGGTCGTGGTGTCGTGTGTGGCGGCCCTGCTGCTCCTAGTGCTGTGCGTGGGGCTGTTTCTGCTGGCGCGTGGCAAACGGAAGCACATCGGTGAACTGAAGAA GCTGGAATCAACGCAAGCGCTCGTAATGCCGGGCACGATCAGCGAGGAGTTGAATGCGCTGAAGACGGGCGAAAGTGGCAGCAGTCGCCATCCGTCACCGTACACGCGCGATCCGTCCGCCAACGTTAGCCTGATTGGGCAGAAACCTTCGCCAACGATCCACTTCCCGCTGCCACCGATGACGCGGCCCACCTCCTCGTCCTCGAGCTATTCGTCCGACTCGTCCGTGTACTATCCGAAGCGCAAGCAgaagcaccatcaccaccatcatcatcatcaccaccatcaacagcagcagcagctccagcagctgcAAGTTCAGCGCCACGAACTGCTGGACGAAAAGTCCGTCAATCTGAGCAACAAGCTGCAGAAACAGTTCCACCTGCAATCGCTGCTGCCCGTGCACGGTGGGCCCGAGAACGTGTACGCCTCGGTGCAGAAGCCGAAGAAGGAGTCGAACAAGCGGCGCCGGAAGTATCTGGGCGAGAATCGGGTCGGATCGTTCGAGGGTGGCGGGACGGTGCCGGTGCCGCCACGCAGTCCACTGACGACGACCACCGCCAGCAGCGCTAGTCCGAGCGATCGGTCGGCGTACGACGATCGCGAACCGAAGCTGGTGCCGGGCGGCCCCCCGTACGGTCACACCGAAACGTTCAACACGGACGTGATACTGAAGCACTACCTGCGGCGCAAACCGCTGGTAGGGTACGGTGGCGATGGGCCGGGCCTGCCGGTGGAGGCACTGAACCGGGACAAGATCCGCGTGCTGGAGCAgtgcggtggcggtggtggcgtgtCGGTCGATTCCGGCAGCATCGGGTCGTACCTGAGCATGGCGTCGGTGAAGAGTTTCCCCAG ATGCTTTGTGCCGGAGCCGCTGAGCCGCGTGCTGGAACCTGTTACCATGACCCATCTGGACCAGTCGGACGTGTATGCGGAGGGTATGAAGTCGACCGGGCCGGACACAGCTGCCACTAGTCAGTACAACACCGACACGGAAGTTCACCTAACCCGAACGCAGAGTGATGGGGCCGATCCGGGCGTGGTGGGCCCGATCGTATGGCAGATGCACAAGAAGGAGATGGACG AGATCGCTAGCCCCATGCGCGACCCAGTGGTGACGCGGAATCGCTTCGAGGGCCTCCTGGAGGGTGCCATCCAGCTGTACACCGATGAACCGGAACGGGAGGAAGAGCAGAAGAACTCGATCCCGCTGCCGGGCGTTATACGCCCGGTGGAAAATCGTGGTAAATCAGCTGTCGTTGTAAG AGAAACATCCCGCTCGTCTTCGGCCACCATACGCCCGGTGACGGCCGCCCCGGTACGTAGGAACCAGCAGGGACTGGCAGTGGAGCATCCGGTTTCGCCCACGCCGGGCACTACCCGTGGTGGAGCGTGGAGCAGTGGCACCCATTCACCGCTGGTACGGCCGACGAGTGCGGGCCCGTTTCACACCCCATCGGGACCATCGGTCGGTGGCGCACTGGAGGTGACACGCATTACCGCACCGCAAAGTGTTCTTCAGTCGACGGAACTGTCGACGGCCCCGCTGCTGCAGAACATCATGCAGGAGCTGAAGCGTTTCCGTAACGAGCAATAA
- the LOC120896436 gene encoding uncharacterized protein LOC120896436 isoform X3 has product MKCNFRYLARVLLAGGWLLQLLLCLVALPAQGYSSDPHLFENRDGYIIGNYLQATDQDIRDFFWTGSGDGPSSVLSPFERFPISEDAIIKTATVVATVYIDRNDGQGGYDDLCIFDCPPGGDRGDGIDHLPSDGDEVDVYGHTVDNVTPTDRRFWLMTVIGGLYGRPDYPALESKLAKLYRVAFARQQALHLGINGSTNNNQQQHYQNNNTLEQQSMAGEDGELLLLGHRTKRAVLPERDGIHRGLAAAQQQKAAAAAAGPKPEPPSAGRMLLNGNVIAYERGAGRHRRRNRQRKTVHKRDTVRMVRLEEQPRGSEVLPVPPVVEIIGGNDPTSPMDQAEKEPGSGSAAGDSNGGEESEEQLRTLAGGAAADGGGEGPPPDRTMVRRNHDKDAYSTGRRKVRILIHNTTHLREEDRLSMDDAGRANNNRSKSQRRVVGAPDTTNNTLNQTEIIYSVFVGGLPVLATTAAEDMKLMSQDEMEHVLETMVYLKADPYLKEPQATPLIPSTQNGSGNVIALIGQNPSLVVVSCVAALLLLVLCVGLFLLARGKRKHIGELKKLESTQALVMPGTISEELNALKTGESGSSRHPSPYTRDPSANVSLIGQKPSPTIHFPLPPMTRPTSSSSSYSSDSSVYYPKRKQKHHHHHHHHHHHQQQQQLQQLQVQRHELLDEKSVNLSNKLQKQFHLQSLLPVHGGPENVYASVQKPKKESNKRRRKYLGENRVGSFEGGGTVPVPPRSPLTTTTASSASPSDRSAYDDREPKLVPGGPPYGHTETFNTDVILKHYLRRKPLVGYGGDGPGLPVEALNRDKIRVLEQCGGGGGVSVDSGSIGSYLSMASVKSFPRCFVPEPLSRVLEPVTMTHLDQSDVYAEGMKSTGPDTAATSQYNTDTEVHLTRTQSDGADPGVVGPIVWQMHKKEMDVYSSEIASPMRDPVVTRNRFEGLLEGAIQLYTDEPEREEEQKNSIPLPGVIRPVENRGKSAVVRNIPLVFGHHTPGDGRPGT; this is encoded by the exons ATGGCTACATCATCGGGAACTATCTGCAGGCCACCGACCAGGACATTCGAGACTTCTTCTGGACTGGGTCCGGTGATGGGCCGAGCTCGGTCCTGAGCCCGTTCGAGCGGTTCCCAATCAGTGAGGACGCAATCATCAAGACGGCCACGGTTGTGGCCACCGTCTACATCGATCGCAACGATGGCCAGGGCGGGTACGACGATCTGTGCATCTTTGACTGTCCGCCGGGAGGCGATCGGGGCGACGGCATTGACCACCTGCCGAGCGACGGGGACGAGGTGGACGTCTACGGTCATACCGTGGACAACGTAACGCCCACGGACCGACGCTTCTGGCTGATGACCGTCATCGGGGGCCTGTACGGTCGGCCCGACTATCCGGCACTCGAGAGCAAACTGGCCAAGCTGTATCGGGTTGCATTCGCCAG GCAACAGGCATTACATCTCGGTATTAACGgaagcaccaacaacaaccagcagcagcattatcAGAACAACAATACACTCGAGCAGCAATCGATGGCCGGGGAAGAcggtgagctgctgctgctgggccacCGTACCAAGCGTGCAGTATTGCCCGAGCGGGACGGAATCCACCGAGGCTTAGCAGCagcgcaacaacaaaaggctgctgctgctgctgctgggccaaAACCGGAGCCACCTTCCGCCGGGCGGATGCTGCTGAATGGAAACGTCATTGCGTACGAACGTGGTGCAGGGCGGCACAGGCGACGGAAccggcagcgcaaaaccgtGCACAAAAGAGATACGGTCCGGATGGTGCGGCTGGAGGAACAGCCCCGAGGGAGCGAGGTGCTGCCCGTACCGCCCGTAGTGGAAATCATCGGTGGAAACGATCCGACCAGCCCGATGGACCAGGCGGAAAAGGAGCCAGGCAGTGGCAGCGCAGCCGGTGACAGCAACGGCGGTGAAGAGTCCGAAGAACAGTTACG TACGCTggccggtggtgctgctgccgatggTGGTGGAGAAGGACCACCGCCCGACCGGACGATGGTTAGGCGCAATCACGACAAGGATGCATACTCGACGGGCCGGCGCAAGGTGCGGATCCTGATACACAATACCACCCACTTGCGGGAGGAGGATCGATTGTCGATGGATGACGCCGGGCGGGCAAACAACAACCGCTCCAAGAGCCAACGCCGGGTGGTGGGCGCACCGGATACGACGAA TAACACACTGAACCAAACGGAAATCATCTACTCCGTGTTTGTGGGCGGCCTGCCCGTACTCGCGACGACGGCCGCCGAAGACATGAAGCTAATGTCGCAGGACGAAATGGAGCACGTGCTGGAGACGatggtgtacctcaaggcagACC CGTATCTGAAGGAACCGCAGGCGACACCGTTGATACCGTCGACGCAGAACGGCAGTGGTAACGTGATAGCGTTGATCGGCCAAAACCCGAGCCTGGTCGTGGTGTCGTGTGTGGCGGCCCTGCTGCTCCTAGTGCTGTGCGTGGGGCTGTTTCTGCTGGCGCGTGGCAAACGGAAGCACATCGGTGAACTGAAGAA GCTGGAATCAACGCAAGCGCTCGTAATGCCGGGCACGATCAGCGAGGAGTTGAATGCGCTGAAGACGGGCGAAAGTGGCAGCAGTCGCCATCCGTCACCGTACACGCGCGATCCGTCCGCCAACGTTAGCCTGATTGGGCAGAAACCTTCGCCAACGATCCACTTCCCGCTGCCACCGATGACGCGGCCCACCTCCTCGTCCTCGAGCTATTCGTCCGACTCGTCCGTGTACTATCCGAAGCGCAAGCAgaagcaccatcaccaccatcatcatcatcaccaccatcaacagcagcagcagctccagcagctgcAAGTTCAGCGCCACGAACTGCTGGACGAAAAGTCCGTCAATCTGAGCAACAAGCTGCAGAAACAGTTCCACCTGCAATCGCTGCTGCCCGTGCACGGTGGGCCCGAGAACGTGTACGCCTCGGTGCAGAAGCCGAAGAAGGAGTCGAACAAGCGGCGCCGGAAGTATCTGGGCGAGAATCGGGTCGGATCGTTCGAGGGTGGCGGGACGGTGCCGGTGCCGCCACGCAGTCCACTGACGACGACCACCGCCAGCAGCGCTAGTCCGAGCGATCGGTCGGCGTACGACGATCGCGAACCGAAGCTGGTGCCGGGCGGCCCCCCGTACGGTCACACCGAAACGTTCAACACGGACGTGATACTGAAGCACTACCTGCGGCGCAAACCGCTGGTAGGGTACGGTGGCGATGGGCCGGGCCTGCCGGTGGAGGCACTGAACCGGGACAAGATCCGCGTGCTGGAGCAgtgcggtggcggtggtggcgtgtCGGTCGATTCCGGCAGCATCGGGTCGTACCTGAGCATGGCGTCGGTGAAGAGTTTCCCCAG ATGCTTTGTGCCGGAGCCGCTGAGCCGCGTGCTGGAACCTGTTACCATGACCCATCTGGACCAGTCGGACGTGTATGCGGAGGGTATGAAGTCGACCGGGCCGGACACAGCTGCCACTAGTCAGTACAACACCGACACGGAAGTTCACCTAACCCGAACGCAGAGTGATGGGGCCGATCCGGGCGTGGTGGGCCCGATCGTATGGCAGATGCACAAGAAGGAGATGGACG TATACTCTTCAGAGATCGCTAGCCCCATGCGCGACCCAGTGGTGACGCGGAATCGCTTCGAGGGCCTCCTGGAGGGTGCCATCCAGCTGTACACCGATGAACCGGAACGGGAGGAAGAGCAGAAGAACTCGATCCCGCTGCCGGGCGTTATACGCCCGGTGGAAAATCGTGGTAAATCAGCTGTCGTT AGAAACATCCCGCTCGTCTTCGGCCACCATACGCCCGGTGACGGCCGCCCCGGTACGTAG
- the LOC120896436 gene encoding uncharacterized protein LOC120896436 isoform X1 — protein MKCNFRYLARVLLAGGWLLQLLLCLVALPAQGYSSDPHLFENRDGYIIGNYLQATDQDIRDFFWTGSGDGPSSVLSPFERFPISEDAIIKTATVVATVYIDRNDGQGGYDDLCIFDCPPGGDRGDGIDHLPSDGDEVDVYGHTVDNVTPTDRRFWLMTVIGGLYGRPDYPALESKLAKLYRVAFARQQALHLGINGSTNNNQQQHYQNNNTLEQQSMAGEDGELLLLGHRTKRAVLPERDGIHRGLAAAQQQKAAAAAAGPKPEPPSAGRMLLNGNVIAYERGAGRHRRRNRQRKTVHKRDTVRMVRLEEQPRGSEVLPVPPVVEIIGGNDPTSPMDQAEKEPGSGSAAGDSNGGEESEEQLRTLAGGAAADGGGEGPPPDRTMVRRNHDKDAYSTGRRKVRILIHNTTHLREEDRLSMDDAGRANNNRSKSQRRVVGAPDTTNNTLNQTEIIYSVFVGGLPVLATTAAEDMKLMSQDEMEHVLETMVYLKADPYLKEPQATPLIPSTQNGSGNVIALIGQNPSLVVVSCVAALLLLVLCVGLFLLARGKRKHIGELKKLESTQALVMPGTISEELNALKTGESGSSRHPSPYTRDPSANVSLIGQKPSPTIHFPLPPMTRPTSSSSSYSSDSSVYYPKRKQKHHHHHHHHHHHQQQQQLQQLQVQRHELLDEKSVNLSNKLQKQFHLQSLLPVHGGPENVYASVQKPKKESNKRRRKYLGENRVGSFEGGGTVPVPPRSPLTTTTASSASPSDRSAYDDREPKLVPGGPPYGHTETFNTDVILKHYLRRKPLVGYGGDGPGLPVEALNRDKIRVLEQCGGGGGVSVDSGSIGSYLSMASVKSFPRCFVPEPLSRVLEPVTMTHLDQSDVYAEGMKSTGPDTAATSQYNTDTEVHLTRTQSDGADPGVVGPIVWQMHKKEMDVYSSEIASPMRDPVVTRNRFEGLLEGAIQLYTDEPEREEEQKNSIPLPGVIRPVENRGKSAVVVRETSRSSSATIRPVTAAPVRRNQQGLAVEHPVSPTPGTTRGGAWSSGTHSPLVRPTSAGPFHTPSGPSVGGALEVTRITAPQSVLQSTELSTAPLLQNIMQELKRFRNEQ, from the exons ATGGCTACATCATCGGGAACTATCTGCAGGCCACCGACCAGGACATTCGAGACTTCTTCTGGACTGGGTCCGGTGATGGGCCGAGCTCGGTCCTGAGCCCGTTCGAGCGGTTCCCAATCAGTGAGGACGCAATCATCAAGACGGCCACGGTTGTGGCCACCGTCTACATCGATCGCAACGATGGCCAGGGCGGGTACGACGATCTGTGCATCTTTGACTGTCCGCCGGGAGGCGATCGGGGCGACGGCATTGACCACCTGCCGAGCGACGGGGACGAGGTGGACGTCTACGGTCATACCGTGGACAACGTAACGCCCACGGACCGACGCTTCTGGCTGATGACCGTCATCGGGGGCCTGTACGGTCGGCCCGACTATCCGGCACTCGAGAGCAAACTGGCCAAGCTGTATCGGGTTGCATTCGCCAG GCAACAGGCATTACATCTCGGTATTAACGgaagcaccaacaacaaccagcagcagcattatcAGAACAACAATACACTCGAGCAGCAATCGATGGCCGGGGAAGAcggtgagctgctgctgctgggccacCGTACCAAGCGTGCAGTATTGCCCGAGCGGGACGGAATCCACCGAGGCTTAGCAGCagcgcaacaacaaaaggctgctgctgctgctgctgggccaaAACCGGAGCCACCTTCCGCCGGGCGGATGCTGCTGAATGGAAACGTCATTGCGTACGAACGTGGTGCAGGGCGGCACAGGCGACGGAAccggcagcgcaaaaccgtGCACAAAAGAGATACGGTCCGGATGGTGCGGCTGGAGGAACAGCCCCGAGGGAGCGAGGTGCTGCCCGTACCGCCCGTAGTGGAAATCATCGGTGGAAACGATCCGACCAGCCCGATGGACCAGGCGGAAAAGGAGCCAGGCAGTGGCAGCGCAGCCGGTGACAGCAACGGCGGTGAAGAGTCCGAAGAACAGTTACG TACGCTggccggtggtgctgctgccgatggTGGTGGAGAAGGACCACCGCCCGACCGGACGATGGTTAGGCGCAATCACGACAAGGATGCATACTCGACGGGCCGGCGCAAGGTGCGGATCCTGATACACAATACCACCCACTTGCGGGAGGAGGATCGATTGTCGATGGATGACGCCGGGCGGGCAAACAACAACCGCTCCAAGAGCCAACGCCGGGTGGTGGGCGCACCGGATACGACGAA TAACACACTGAACCAAACGGAAATCATCTACTCCGTGTTTGTGGGCGGCCTGCCCGTACTCGCGACGACGGCCGCCGAAGACATGAAGCTAATGTCGCAGGACGAAATGGAGCACGTGCTGGAGACGatggtgtacctcaaggcagACC CGTATCTGAAGGAACCGCAGGCGACACCGTTGATACCGTCGACGCAGAACGGCAGTGGTAACGTGATAGCGTTGATCGGCCAAAACCCGAGCCTGGTCGTGGTGTCGTGTGTGGCGGCCCTGCTGCTCCTAGTGCTGTGCGTGGGGCTGTTTCTGCTGGCGCGTGGCAAACGGAAGCACATCGGTGAACTGAAGAA GCTGGAATCAACGCAAGCGCTCGTAATGCCGGGCACGATCAGCGAGGAGTTGAATGCGCTGAAGACGGGCGAAAGTGGCAGCAGTCGCCATCCGTCACCGTACACGCGCGATCCGTCCGCCAACGTTAGCCTGATTGGGCAGAAACCTTCGCCAACGATCCACTTCCCGCTGCCACCGATGACGCGGCCCACCTCCTCGTCCTCGAGCTATTCGTCCGACTCGTCCGTGTACTATCCGAAGCGCAAGCAgaagcaccatcaccaccatcatcatcatcaccaccatcaacagcagcagcagctccagcagctgcAAGTTCAGCGCCACGAACTGCTGGACGAAAAGTCCGTCAATCTGAGCAACAAGCTGCAGAAACAGTTCCACCTGCAATCGCTGCTGCCCGTGCACGGTGGGCCCGAGAACGTGTACGCCTCGGTGCAGAAGCCGAAGAAGGAGTCGAACAAGCGGCGCCGGAAGTATCTGGGCGAGAATCGGGTCGGATCGTTCGAGGGTGGCGGGACGGTGCCGGTGCCGCCACGCAGTCCACTGACGACGACCACCGCCAGCAGCGCTAGTCCGAGCGATCGGTCGGCGTACGACGATCGCGAACCGAAGCTGGTGCCGGGCGGCCCCCCGTACGGTCACACCGAAACGTTCAACACGGACGTGATACTGAAGCACTACCTGCGGCGCAAACCGCTGGTAGGGTACGGTGGCGATGGGCCGGGCCTGCCGGTGGAGGCACTGAACCGGGACAAGATCCGCGTGCTGGAGCAgtgcggtggcggtggtggcgtgtCGGTCGATTCCGGCAGCATCGGGTCGTACCTGAGCATGGCGTCGGTGAAGAGTTTCCCCAG ATGCTTTGTGCCGGAGCCGCTGAGCCGCGTGCTGGAACCTGTTACCATGACCCATCTGGACCAGTCGGACGTGTATGCGGAGGGTATGAAGTCGACCGGGCCGGACACAGCTGCCACTAGTCAGTACAACACCGACACGGAAGTTCACCTAACCCGAACGCAGAGTGATGGGGCCGATCCGGGCGTGGTGGGCCCGATCGTATGGCAGATGCACAAGAAGGAGATGGACG TATACTCTTCAGAGATCGCTAGCCCCATGCGCGACCCAGTGGTGACGCGGAATCGCTTCGAGGGCCTCCTGGAGGGTGCCATCCAGCTGTACACCGATGAACCGGAACGGGAGGAAGAGCAGAAGAACTCGATCCCGCTGCCGGGCGTTATACGCCCGGTGGAAAATCGTGGTAAATCAGCTGTCGTTGTAAG AGAAACATCCCGCTCGTCTTCGGCCACCATACGCCCGGTGACGGCCGCCCCGGTACGTAGGAACCAGCAGGGACTGGCAGTGGAGCATCCGGTTTCGCCCACGCCGGGCACTACCCGTGGTGGAGCGTGGAGCAGTGGCACCCATTCACCGCTGGTACGGCCGACGAGTGCGGGCCCGTTTCACACCCCATCGGGACCATCGGTCGGTGGCGCACTGGAGGTGACACGCATTACCGCACCGCAAAGTGTTCTTCAGTCGACGGAACTGTCGACGGCCCCGCTGCTGCAGAACATCATGCAGGAGCTGAAGCGTTTCCGTAACGAGCAATAA